One window of the Acidimicrobiia bacterium genome contains the following:
- a CDS encoding ATP-binding protein — translation MPSLELGASPRSPRDARRFINDAIDAWDVAGDARDVIRLLTTELVTNAMLHGTPPIHVDVTRNGSTIRVEVADTNPAPPVTRPFDPAAPTGHGLLLMERLAARWGVDARAGGKSVWFEVRRSPGAGASSTRVASDTLVR, via the coding sequence GTGCCCTCGCTGGAGCTCGGCGCGAGCCCGCGCAGCCCGCGGGACGCGCGCCGTTTCATCAACGACGCGATCGACGCGTGGGACGTCGCCGGCGACGCGCGCGACGTCATCCGCCTCCTGACGACCGAGCTCGTGACGAACGCGATGCTGCACGGCACGCCGCCGATCCACGTCGACGTGACCCGGAACGGGTCGACGATCCGCGTCGAGGTCGCCGACACCAACCCGGCTCCACCGGTCACGCGCCCGTTCGACCCCGCCGCACCGACCGGTCACGGGCTCCTGCTGATGGAGCGGCTGGCGGCGCGCTGGGGCGTCGACGCGCGCGCGGGCGGGAAGAGCGTCTGGTTCGAGGTCCGGCGCTCCCCCGGTGCGGGCGCGTCGAGCACCCGGGTTGCGTCGGACACGCTGGTCCGCTGA
- a CDS encoding SDR family NAD(P)-dependent oxidoreductase, translating into MGLLTGHRAVVTGGASGIGRATCRRMAEEGARVVVLDRDSEGARRVAAEVDGLAYTVDVTDYETLERAVSDAAGRLGGISVLFNNAGIGNIARVHEFPLDEWQRIVGVNLTGVFHGFRAVVPFMLEGGDGRIVSTASISGTRPSGGEAPYAAAKAGVGAMTASAALEYGPTIRVNAVSPGMIATALTAPMLDGFPGLTDVMVEKTPLARIGTPEDVADVVVFLCSDLARFVTGQNVVVDGGMTLHGAGVDGVLERVEELLRRSAGPARSA; encoded by the coding sequence ATGGGACTCTTGACCGGCCACCGCGCCGTCGTGACCGGTGGCGCATCAGGGATCGGCCGGGCCACCTGCCGCCGAATGGCCGAGGAGGGTGCGCGCGTCGTGGTGCTCGACCGCGACAGCGAGGGCGCCCGACGCGTCGCGGCCGAGGTCGACGGGCTCGCGTACACCGTCGACGTCACCGACTACGAGACGCTCGAACGCGCGGTCAGCGACGCCGCCGGACGGCTGGGCGGCATCTCCGTGTTGTTCAACAACGCGGGCATCGGCAACATCGCGCGGGTCCACGAGTTCCCACTCGACGAGTGGCAGCGAATCGTCGGCGTCAACCTGACCGGTGTCTTCCACGGCTTCCGCGCCGTCGTTCCCTTCATGCTCGAGGGCGGCGACGGACGGATCGTGAGCACGGCCTCGATCAGCGGCACACGGCCCTCCGGCGGCGAGGCGCCCTACGCAGCGGCGAAGGCGGGCGTGGGCGCGATGACGGCGAGCGCGGCGCTCGAGTACGGGCCGACCATCCGCGTGAACGCGGTCTCGCCGGGGATGATCGCGACCGCGCTCACGGCCCCGATGCTCGACGGGTTCCCCGGTCTCACCGACGTGATGGTCGAAAAGACCCCGCTCGCGCGCATCGGGACACCCGAGGACGTCGCCGACGTCGTGGTCTTCCTGTGCTCGGACCTGGCGCGCTTCGTCACGGGACAGAACGTGGTCGTCGACGGCGGGATGACGTTGCACGGCGCGGGCGTCGACGGCGTCCTCGAACGGGTCGAGGAGCTCCTCCGGCGCTCCGCGGGTCCTGCGCGCTCTGCGTGA